A genomic region of Anopheles coustani chromosome 3, idAnoCousDA_361_x.2, whole genome shotgun sequence contains the following coding sequences:
- the LOC131259782 gene encoding serine/threonine-protein phosphatase 4 regulatory subunit 2, which produces MKMENQEEILLLLERFTKSKQKDIPRELEDYLNFVARTGDTLYGWVLVKPLFREKLVNVITDFHDNTPSIADLPQCPNVDPFNYERMKLALLDRLDSFNSAPFTVQRICELLTEPRKQYTRIDKFMRAVEKNILVVSTQEPGRRRSDSENGDSLDSIVNGDIDVNVDVDMDNDQFNLEQDALLPDSSDPVESLHNSLTDAPALDREGDIASQLNGTRASSGGSFLTNENNQFDSVASKADDEDNRAVIDTNENATDGDISGGSSLLEEDARGNSSATPSEEKVEEPDSGEKHATEAGNSSPIGEKLDATSQESDKTETGTTATTQEYFGLHKKDAQEGKLSEASSSGAAPETADEANPEAKAQPTSDDDEQTVTTQPTAASTGDDDGEPHAKMSKYDVSTTEPITPSDSTDSSSGSDAEARSVDGSSSSFSSSSSASEGGKQISEEKAPEAASSSSEAADIEKAAQPAPPVVAESSNVEEGPAIAEEKVTKKDEEEEQVAEEELSDVGKPSQQHSTSEGSITPAVVSDSEPKKEGPELATSSVGENIDAKKDVSPTDPTASSIVSTSNPPNMETASSNEVLVTSSSLEVDIDIETAPQMVAVVAAPSFSAEDGMEEEDIVNEAGAEAESTVGEAGSKADRDDNVMDIDESSVEPMDQ; this is translated from the exons ATGAAGATGGAAAATCAGGAAGAAATACTGCTCCTTTTGGAACGTTTTACTAAATCGAAGCAAAAGGACATTCCCAGAGAGCTGGAGGACTACCTAAACTTTGTCGCCCGTACGGGCGATACGCTGTACGGTTGGGTGTTGGTGAAGCCGCTGTTTCGCGAAAAATTGGTGAACGTAATTACAGATTTCCATGACAACACACCAAGCATTGCGG ATCTCCCGCAGTGTCCCAATGTGGATCCGTTCAACTATGAGAGAATGAAGCTGGCCCTTCTTGATCGGCTGGATTCTTTTAACTCGGCTCCGTTTACGGTGCAGCGTATCTGCGAGCTGCTGACGGAACCACGCAAACAGTACACCCGCATCGACAAGTTTATGCGAGCAGTAGAAAAGAACATTTTGG TGGTTAGCACCCAAGAGCCGGGACGTCGTCGGAGCGACAGTGAAAATGGCGATTCGCTTGATTCGATCGTGAATGGAGACATAGATGTGAACGTTGACGTCGATATGGACAATGACCAGTTCAACCTGGAGCAGGACGCTTTGCTGCCGGACTCGAGCGATCCCGTCGAATCACTGCACAACTCACTCACTGATGCTCCAGCATTGGATCGGGAAGGAGACATTGCGAGCCAACTGAATGGTACCCGCGCCTCGAGCGGTGGCAGTTTCCTAACCAACGAAAACAATCAGTTCGATTCTGTTGCATCCAAAGCTGACGACGAAGACAATCGTGCCGTTATTGATACGAACGAAAACGCTACCGATGGGGACATTAGTGGAGGATCGTCGTTGCTTGAGGAGGATGCTCGAGGAAACTCGAGTGCTACACCGAGTGAAGAAAAAGTTGAAGAGCCGGACTCTGGCGAGAAACATGCTACGGAGGCGGGTAATTCATCACCGATCGGAGAAAAGTTAGACGCAACATCTCAAGAAAGCGACAAGACAGAAACAGGTACTACAGCAACGACACAGGAATATTTCGGTTTACATAAAAAGGACGCCCAAGAAGGAAAGCTATCAGAAGCTAGCAGCTCGGGAGCAGCACCGGAGACGGCCGATGAAGCGAACCCCGAAGCAAAAGCGCAGCCAACAAGTGATGATGACGAACAAACCGTTACAACGCAACCGACGGCTGCCAGTACCGGCGACGACGATGGAGAACCGCACGCCAAAATGAGCAAGTACGATGTCAGCACCACCGAACCGATCACTCCATCGGATTCGACTGACTCGAGCAGTGGTAGCGATGCCGAGGCCCGATCCGTCGATGGTTCATCTTCTTCATTCTCGTCGTCCTCTTCCGCGTCGGAAGGCGGGAAACAGATATCGGAGGAAAAGGCACCAGAAGCAGCAAGCAGCAGCTCTGAAGCGGCAGACATAGAGAAAGCCGCTCAGCCAGCGCCGCCGGTTGTAGCGGAGTCGAGCAACGTTGAAGAAGGGCCGGCAATCGCTGAAGAAAAAGTGACCaaaaaagatgaagaagaggaGCAGGTCGCAGAAGAAGAATTATCGGACGTCGGAAAGCCATCACAGCAACATTCCACGAGTGAAGGTTCTATTACTCCCGCTGTTGTCTCCGATTCTGAGCCGAAGAAGGAGGGACCAGAACTCGCTACTAGTAGCGTCGGGGAAAACATCGATGCGAAGAAAGATGTATCTCCCACTGATCCCACAGCCTCCTCCATAGTGTCCACGAGCAATCCACCCAACATGGAAACCGCCAGCTCGAACGAAGTGCTAGTAACATCTTCTTCGCTGGAGGTGGATATCGATATAGAAACAGCGCCACAAATGGTGGCGGTAGTCGCCGCCCCCTCCTTCTCCGCTGAGGACGGCATGGAAGAGGAGGATATTGTCAACGAGGCGGGCGCGGAGGCGGAGTCGACCGTAGGAGAAGCAGGAAGCAAGGCGGATAGGGATGACAATGTGATGGACATCGACGAATCGAGCGTGGAGCCAATGGATCAGTAG
- the LOC131272694 gene encoding glutaredoxin-related protein 5, mitochondrial, giving the protein MNILTRNIAQQFLRFNSAGLAQATARSFCAAALDNKEIEKLVGNNKVVIFMKGNPDAPRCGFSNAVVQILRMHSVKYDSHDVLENEALRQGIKDFSNWPTIPQVFINGEFVGGCDILLQMHQNGELIEELKKAGIESALVKDTEK; this is encoded by the exons ATGAATATCCTCACGAGAAACATTGCTCAACAGTTTTTGAGATTTAACTCGGCCGGCCTGGCTCAAGCCACCGCCAGGAGTTTCTGTGCTGCTGCACTAGATAACAAGGAAATCGAAAAACTTGTGGGTAACAACAAAGTCGTCATATTCATGAAAGGAAATCCGGATGCTCCACGGTGCGGCTTCAGCAATGCGGTAGTACAGATATTGCGTATGCATTCGGTAAAATACGACAGTCACGACGTGCTTGAGAACGAAGCTCTGCGGCAAG GTATTAAGGATTTCTCGAACTGGCCGACCATTCCACAAGTATTCATCAATGGAGAGTTTGTGGGAGGTTGCGACATTCTGTTACAGATGCATCAGAATGGAGAACTTATCGAAGAACTGAAAAAGGCCGGAATCGAAAGCGCTTTAGTGAAGGACACGGAAAAGTAA